From the Devosia sp. FJ2-5-3 genome, the window CCATCAGCCGTTCGCGCGGCACGGTCAGCACCTTGATGAAGAGCTTTGTCAGCGACAGGCCGAAGATGAGATTGGCGAGGGTCGCCAGCAACAGCATGGCCACGACCTGGTAGAGGAAGGCCGGATTTTCGACCATCAGCATGGGACCGGGGCGGATGCCGTGGATCATCATGGCGGCAATCAGGACGGCTGCGGCGGCCGAACCGGGCAGGGCAAGGGTGAGGGTCGGGATCATGGCGGCCGACACCACGGCGTTATCGCCGGTTTCTGCGGCGATCAGGCCCTCCTGGCTGCCCTTGCCGAACTCTTCGGGGTTTTTGGAAAGTTTCTTGGCTGCCGCATAAGAGCTCCATGAGCCCACGTCTTCGCCGACGCCGGGGATGATGCCGACAAAGGTGCCGATCAGCCCGGAGCGCAGGATGGTCTTCCAATAGCGGAAGATTTCCTTGAGGCGCGGCACCACGCGGTCCTCGACAGAGGCGATATGGGGGATTGCGGTGCGCTTCATGGTGGAGAGGATTTCGGCCAGGCCGAAGGCGCCGACCATGGCCGGAATGATATCGATGCCGCCGCCGAGACCCTGGATGCCGAAGGTGAAGCGCTGGTGGGCGTGGAGCGTCTCCATGCCGATCATGGCGACCATCAGGCCCAGAATGCCGGCGATATAGCCTTTCAGCGGCGTATCGGTGCCGCTCATCTGGCCGGAAATGACGACGCCGAAGAGCGCCAGCCAGAAAAATTCATAGGAGCCGAATTTGAGCGCCGCTTCGGAGAGGACCGGGGCGATGATGGCGAGAAAGAAAATGCCGACCAGCGTGCCAAGGGTGGACGAGGTGGTGGCAAGGCCCATGGCGAGCCCGGCCTTGCCCTGTTGCGCCAGCGGATGGCCATCGAGCGTGGCCGCGGCATTGGCCGGCGTGCCGGGGATGTTGAGCAGGATGGCCGTGCGGCTGCCGCCATAGATGGCGCCGAGATAAACGCACATCAGGGTCAGGATCGCCTGGTCGGGGGCCATCTTGTAGGTGAGGGTGACCAAGAGGGCGACGCCCATGGTGGCGGTGAGCCCGGGCAGGATGCCGATGGTGACGCCGAGGAGGGTAGCCCAGGCGACGTTGAAGAGCCCAGCCGGCGTGAGGAAATGGGCGACGCCCTGGCCGAGGAGGATGAGGCCGTCAAACATGGGCGCGCTCCGGGCAGAGGAGTGGGGTCACCCCCTCCCAGCCTCCCCCTTCAAGGGGGAGGTGCCGATTTGTGGTTTTGGCGTCAATCGTGCCCCTGCCTCCGGCCAGACACCCTCCCCCTTGAGGGGAGGGGTGGGGAGGGGGGATGCGAGCCACAGAGGGACTGAAACTGGTCATGGACATCCTCATGGCAGGCGCACGAGGAAGATGCGCTCGAAGACGAAATAGACGCCGAGCCCGCCGATAAGGGCGACGATGGCGGCCCAGATGAGCGTGCGGACCAGCGAGCCGGGGTGATCGGCCAAAACGGTCTCGAAGAGGGTGGTGAAAGTGAAGATGAAGAGGCTCGAGGCCAGCCAGAAGGGCAGGTTGCCGACCAGCAGCAACGTATAGACGAGCGCTAGGCCGAGCGCAGCGATAACGCGGATGGCGCTCCAGGACACAAGCGTGCGCGCAAGGGTCGCGCCGCTGCCGCGCTGGTCGAGGCGGGATGAGCGGAAAAACAGCAGCGAGCCGCAAAGGGTGAGGGCACAGCCCAGGATCAGCGGCACGAGGCCGGGAATGGTGGCGGGGTGAATGCGCCTGACTTCGAGGCGATCCATGGTCCAGGAGGCGTAGACGATCGCCAGGCCAAGGGCGACCAGCACAATTGAGGTTATGAGATCGGCGCGGACGCGCATGGCATCTTCGGTGGAGGCAGGATGGGTCATGACGGCAGAGGGACTTTCATCGTCAGAACGGGGCGGCGGCCGGGAGGGACCGCCACCCCAGGGCTTTACTGCGCGCCGACTTCCGTGCGGGTGGCGCAGTCGATGCCGATGGTGGAGGGATCATTGACCGCCTCGCCGCGTTCGACGGCGTCGCAGGCTTCGAGGATCACGACCGGCATGGCCAGGGCGCGGGCTTCGGCGCCATAGGATGGGGCAAAGACCGCGCCGAAGGTTTCGGCATAGGTCTTGATCGCCTCGGAGGTCGAAATTTTTTCGGCCCAGATCTTGTCGAGCGTAGCCACGACTTCCTCGGGCACGCCGGTGGGCACGAAAATGCCGAAATAATCGGGCGCCAGTTCCATGTCGGGCAGCCAATTGGTGATTGGCGGGATCGGATCCGCGCCATCGAGGACCAGCGGTTGGTTGGAGAGGACGGCCAGGGCGCGGAGGCGCTTGCCGCGGATCAGCTCCGTCTGCTCGACGGCCAATTGGGTGGTGACCATGGCTTCGCCCGAGGCGGTGGCGATGGCCGCGGGGCCGCCGCCGTCATAGGTGATCATGTTGTAGTCAAAGCCGTCGGCGGCGCCGGAGAGCGCGGCGATGGCGGTGCCACCGGACGAGGTGATGCCCGCCGTGGCGACGGTGACGGAATTGCCGCGCGTCTTGAAGGCTTCCAGCAACTGGCCGAAATCGGTGAATTCACTGTCGGCGGGGACGGAGACCACGGGCACGTTGGCGACGGAGAGATAGATGTGCCAATCGCCGATGTCGGTGTCTTCGAGCAGGCCCGTCACCGCATAGGTGGCATTATTGGCGATGGCATTGGCGGTCCAGGTGTAGCCGTCGCGCGGGGCGTTGAGCACTTCCTGGGTGCCGATGGCGCCGGATGCGCCGGGCTGGTTGACCACCACCACTTCGACCCCAAGCGCCTCGGCGAGGATGGGCGCGGTGACGCGCGTCACCTGGTCGGTGGAGCCGCCCGCGCCCCAGGGCACGATCAGATTGATCGGGCGATCCGGCTTCCAGTCCTGAGCGAAAGTCAAAGAAGTCCCGAGCACCAGGAGCGAAGCTCCCATTGCCAGGACGCCATGCAATTTCTGCAATCGTCCATCCTCCCAAAATGTGGCTTGGGGCCGATTTTTGTGGCCCTCGAGTGTCGAACTTGCGATTGCGTTTGAACGCTGTCAAGCCTGAAGTAACCGTGCGGTGATTTTGTGTTCGCTACGGGCGAGGGCAAAAATACCGGTTTGCCGGGGTTAAATCGATGCTAACAGTTTCGGGTGGGACGATCATGGGTCGTCGCGGTGGGCTTGGCTTGGGGGACAGGAATTGGAGATCGATATTGGCCGCTACGCCATCATGGCAGCGGCGCTGGCGGCCGGGGCTGTGGTCAAGGGCGCGACCGGAATGGGGCTGCCGCTGATCGCGTTGCCGGTGCTGGCTTCGACGCTGGGGCTGCAGCATGCAGTGGGCATCATGGTCGTGGTGCAGATCGTTACCAACAGCCTGCAGACCTGGCAGTTCCGGGCGGCGTCGCGGAGCGATGCGACCCGCTTCCTGCCGCTCTTTCTCGTGGGCGGGGCTATCGGCGTGCTGGCGGGGACATGGCTGCTGACGAACCTCCCCGAGCGGGTGCTGATCCTGGCGCTCGGCCTGCTGATGATTGGCTATTTCGTACTGAAACTGACCAAGCCGCACCTCGTTGTGGGGCCGGTGGCGGCGCGACGCTATGGCCCGATAGCGGGGCTGGGGAGCGGGGTGCTGCAAGGGGCAACCGGCATTTCGGCGCCCATCGGCGTGACCTTCATCCATGCCATGGGGCTGGGGCGCGACGCGCATCTCTACGCCGTATCGGCCATGTTCCTGGTGCTCGGCATCGTCCAGCTTCCGGCGCTGATTGTCTCCGGCGTGATGCAGCCGATCTGGGTGGTGGAGGCGCTGTTTGCGCTCGTTCCGATCATGATGTTCATGCCGGTTGGACAGGCGCTGGCAGGACGGCTCAGCCGGCAGGCCTTCGATCGGATGATCCTCGTCTTCCTCGGACTTGTCGGCCTCAAAATGGTGCTTGGCCTCTAGCCTACCCACCAAATGCCTGATGCTGCGGGCTTGACGCGTCCGGGCCATTATGGCTAGGAAGTAACCAACCAGTTACAACATTTGCGGCCTGGGGAGGGCAATATGGCGGAACAACGGATTGGCATCATCATGCACGGGGTCACCGGGCGCATGGGGTACAATCAGCATCTGGTGCGGTCGATCCTCGCCATACGGGATCAGGGCGGCATCGCGCTCGCCAATGGCGACCGGCTGGTGGTCGACCCGATCATCGTCGGCCGGGACGCCGACAAGATCGAGCGGCTGGCCAAAAAGCACAATATTGCCCGCTGGGGCAGCGATCTCGACGCGGCGCTGGCCAATCCCGATGACACGGTGTTCTTCGATGCTGGCACAACGCTGATGCGCGCGGGGCTGCTGGAAAAGGCGCTCGCTGCCGGCAAGCATGTCTATTGCGAAAAGCCGACTTCGGATGATTTGGAAGTTGCGCTCAACCTCGCCAGGACGGCCCGCGCCTCCGGCCTCAAGCACGGCGTCGTGCAGGACAAGCTGTTCCTGCCGGGCCTGCAGAAGATCAAGATGCTGAAGGACTCGGGCTTTTTCGGCGACATCCTCTCGGTGCGCGGCGAGTTCGGCTATTGGGTTTTTGAGGGCGACTGGCAGAAGGCGCAGCGCCCGAGCTGGAATTATCGCAAGGCCGATGGCGGCGGCATCATCCTCGATATGCTGTGCCACTGGCGCTATGTGCTCGACAATCTGTTCGGCGAGGTGAAGGCGGTGTCGTGCCTCGGTGCGACGCATATTCCCGAGCGTGTCGACGAGAATGGCAAGCGCTTCAAGGCCGATACGGATGATGCGGCCTATGCCACGTTCGAGCTTGAAGGCGGGATTGTTGCGCAGATCAATTCGAGCTGGACGACGCGCGTACGCCGCGACGACCTCGTGACTTTCCATGTCGATGGCACGCATGGCTCGGCCGTGGCGGGGCTGCACAAATGCTGGACCCAGCACCGGGTCAACACGCCAAAGCCGGTGTGGAACCCGGACCAGCCGCAGACGATGAATTTCTTCAACGATTGGGAAGAGGTTCCGGACAATTGGCCGTCCGATAACGGGTTCAAGGCGCAGTGGGAGATGTTCCTCCGCCACGTCGCCGAGGACGCGCCCTGGGAATATGGGCTTGAAGCGGGCGCCAAGGGCGTGCAGCTGGCCGAGCTCGGCCTCAAGAGCTGGGCCGAACGGCGCTGGCTCGATGTGCCGAAGCTGGAGTTTTGATCCGCAGTCCCCCTCACCCGCCCTTCGGGCCTTCGTCTGCCGCTATCGCTCCACTGGAGCGCCAGCTTGCGCCTTGAAGTCTCCCACGAGGGGAGAGGGGGACATCGAGTATTTGACGCGCACGGTGCTTCCTTCTCCCCTTGAGGGAGAAGGTGGCGCGTAGCGCCGGATGAGGGGACCCTTCCATGCCGACCATCAATCTGCCCAATCCGGATCGTTCGATCACGCCCTACACATTGAGCGGCGATCCGATCCCCTTCGTCAAATTCAAGGCGCGTGATTTTTCCCGCGTCGCCTATGCGGCGGCCCATGTGGTGGCTGATCCGTTGGCCGAGCATGATCCGTGGCTGACGCCGGCGATCGACTGGGAGACGACGCTGAAATTCCGCCATCGCCTGTGGGATCTGGGGCTTGGCGTGGCCGAGGCCATGGATACCGCCCAGCGCGGCATGGGCCTCACCTGGGCCGAGGCCAAGGAGCTGATCCGCCGGTCGCAGGCGGAGGCGCGGACGCGCGACGATGCGCTGATCGCCTATGGGGCCGGCACGGATCACCTCGCGCCGGGCCCGGACGTCACAATCGACGACATTCTGCGCGCCTATGACGAGCAGGTCGATTTCGTCGAAGGCGAGGGGGGCCGGGTGATCCTGATGGCCAGCCGGGCGCTGGCGGCTGCGGCCAAATCACCCGATGATTATGCGCGGGTCTATGGCCATGTGCTGAGTAATGTGAAGCAGCCCGTGATCCTCCATTGGCTGGGCGAAATGTTCGATCCGGCGCTGCAGGGCTATTGGGGCAATATCGATCACGACGCGGCCATGGATGTGTGCCTTGACGTCATTGCGGCCAATGCCGACAAGGTCGACGGCATCAAGATTTCCCTGCTTTCGGCGGAAAAGGAAATCGCCATGCGCCGGCGCCTGCCGGCCAATGTGAAGATGTATACGGGCGACGATTTCAACTATGCCGAGCTGATTGCGGGCGACGATCAGGGTTTTTCGCACGCGCTGCTGGGTATTTTCGACGCCATCGCGCCGGCTGCCTCGGCGGGGCTGGCCGCGCTTGGGCGCGGGAACAATAATGAGTTTTTCGAGCTGCTCGAACCCACCGTGCCGTTGAGCCGGCATATCTTTGCCGCGCCGACCCGGTTCTACAAGACGGGGGTGGTGTTCCTCGCCTATCTCAATGGGCTGCAGGACCATTTCGCCATGATTGGCGGTCAGCAATCGACGCGTTCCGTGCAACATCTGGCCGAACTGTTCCGTCTCGCCGACAAGGCGCGGGTGCTTGCCGATCCGGAGCTGGCAACAGCGCGGATGCGCGATGTGCTGGCGGTGCATGGGGTGAGGGCATGAGCGTCACGGCCAGCCACCTCCGCGATGTCATTCCCGCGAACGCGGGAACCTCCGTTTCAATTCCCCACCTTGGTAACAGGGGTTCCCGCTTTCGCGGGAATGACGCGGTGGGAGGAAATGAACTGATGGGGGGAGACAAAATATGAGCGAGCGCAAAATTTCCCTCAATCTGGCGACGACGCGCCAGCAATGGGGTTTTGCCGAGGCGGTGGATGGGTGCCTGCGCGCCGGGATCACCGCCATTTCGCCCTGGCGCGACCAGATTGCCGCCATCGGGCTCGACGAGGCGGCGCGGATCGTGCGCGAAAACAAGCTGCAGGTGACCGGTGTCTGCCGCGGCGGCATGTTCCCCGCCGAGACGGCCGAGGGACGCCAAAAGCAGATCGACGACAATCTGCGGGCCATCGATGAGGCGGCGGCGCTCAATGCCGATTGCCTTGTGCTGGTCGTGGGTGGGCTACCGGGATCTTCGAAGGATTTGCCCGGCGCCAGGCAGATGGTGACCGATGGCATTGCCGCCATGCTGCCGCATGCCAAGGCGTCAGGGGTGAAAATCGCCATCGAGCCGCTGCATCCGATGTATGCGGCGGATCGGGCCTGCGTGAACACGATCGATCAGGCGCTCGATATCTGCGAGATGCTGGGCGAGACGGTGGGCGTTGCCATCGACGTCTATCATGTGTGGTGGGACCCGAATTTGGCGCAGGCGATTGCGAGGGCCGGGCGGATGAAGCGGATTTTTGCGCACCATATCTGCGACTGGCTGGTGCCGACCAAAGATATGCTGCTCGATCGCGGCATGATGGGCGATGGGGTCATCGATTTGCCGGCGATCCGCAAGATGATCGAGGATGCGGGCTTTTACGGGCCGCAGGAAGTGGAGATCTTCAGCCAGGACAATTGGTGGAAGCGGTCGGGCGATGAGGTGCTGGCGGTGATCAAGGACCGTGTCGCGACGGTCTGCTGAGGCCAGATAAGAAAAAACCCCGGGTCCTGCCCGGGGTTCTTTTTTTGGTAGAGCATTTCACCGCGTCGTTGAAGCGATGAAGTCACTCTAATTCCTTGTTCTGTCGCGTTTCCGAACCGGAAAAGTGGTGTCCACTTTTCCTGGAAACGCTCTAGACGCGGTTATAGGCCAGCGTCTGGCAAAGGATGCCGACGCGGCAACCCTCGATTTCGATCGTATCAGGGCCCGTCTGGGTGATGGTGGCATCGGCGCTGAGCCCGCCTGCCGCAATCGCACCCTTCCACTGGTTGGGCGCGCTCTGGGCGGCCTGCATGATCTGGGTGCCGACAAAGGCGAGGTTTTCTTCGGTCGCAGAATCACCCATGAGGACATCGAGCACGCCGCAAAGATCGGTGCCGCTCTCGCCGCAGAGGCTGAATGTGAATGTGGTGCCGTATTCGTCGACGAAGGTGCCGGCGGGATTAGGTGCCGCCTGCTCGGCGCCCGGTGCTGCTTCCGTAACGGCTTCCTGGGCCATGACCGGGGCCACAAGACCTGCACAGAGGGCCCCGATGGCAAAGAGATAATTCGTATTTCGCATGGTTTCTCCACGCGACGACGCCCGCCCAACGCAGTCGCTTTTTCATTGTTGACGGAGAGGTAACGGGCCGACGCGGCCACGGTTGCACCCAATCGACATTGTGAGCGTCGAGCGGGCTTCACCGTTTCGTGGAATGGGAAAGTTGGTCAACGGGCCTTGTCCGGCCGTAATGCCGGACAAGAGGGCGCATTTTGGCGACTGGAGAAGGGTTTTAGCGCTCGAAGGTCGCGGCCACTTCGATATGGGTCGAGAAGGCGAATTGATCGACGGCGACGAGGTCGCGCATGGCAAAACCGGCCTTGACCAATATGGCGGCGTCGCGGGCAAAGCTGGCGGGGTCGCAGGCGATCATCACCACCTTCCGGACCTTGGAGAGAGCAATCTCCCTGACCTGGGCCAGGGCGCCGGCGCGGGGTGGGTCGAGCACGACGACGTCGAAATTGAACTCGAACTGGGTCATCGGATCGCGGAACAAATCGCGCGCCCTGCTGGTGATGGCCTTGAGGCCCTTGGCGTGGCGGGCCGCCTTGTCCATCGCCTGGAGGGCCGCCTTGTCGCTGTCGACGGCAAAGACCGGGCTCTTTTCCGCGAGGCGCAGGGCAAAGGGCCCCATGCCGCAGAAGAGGTCGGCCACCAGCTTGGCCTTGCCAACAGCCGTGACGACATAATCGGCCAGCGCCGCTTCGGCTTGGGCGGTCGCCTGCAGGAAGCTGCCGATGGGGATTTCCACCTGGGCGCGCCCCATGGTGATATTGGGCGTCTGGCGCTGGAACATCATCTGGCCGTCGAAGGAGAGGCGCGTGACGGGCAGTCTTGCCGCCAGGGCGATGAGCTTTTCGCCCTTGATGCCTTTCCTGGCATTGCGCACCGCTACGTCGATGCCGGCATCGCTGGCGGTGAAGCTGACATCGCAGTCCCCGATTGCCCCGCCAATGGCGCGGGCGATGTCGGGCGCCCGGGCGAGCGCGGGCACGAGAATGGGGCAGGCTTCGATGTCGAGAAGGTCATGGCTGCGCAGGCGCATATAGCCGGCCGCATCCTTGCGGGCATGGAGCGTGGCGCGCCGCCGTCCGGCGCCCGCTGCATCGATGAAGCGGCTGACGCTGGCGTCGAGACCCGCCTGGCGCAGCGGGTTTTCGACGAGGCCGATCGTGAAGGCACGGTAGAGCTCAGGGCCGAGATGCTGGATCTGGCAGCCGCCACAGGCGCCAAAATAGGGGCAAAAAGGCTCCACCCGCTCTGGCGAAGGCTCGACTATGTCGATCAGCGTGCCGCGCTCGCCCTCGGCCGAGATCACGACGGTTTCGCCCGGCAGGGCCAGGGGCACGAAAACGCGCTTGTCCTCGATAAGGGCGATGCCCTCGCCCTTATGGCCGAGGCTCGAAATCGTAATGGTGTGGGTCATGAGGGTCCGGGGCTTGCTGTCCCGGACTTAGTCCATCGCTCTGCCAAGTGCAAAGCGGTTTTCGCCGCAGGCGAGAGGAGCGCGGGCTCAGGCGACCACTTTGTCGCGATCGAACTGCCCGTGCTTGCGGAAGCGCCACATATAGCTGGGCAGGATGGTGTCCATGCTGGTCGGGGTGATGCCGAAGGCCGCAAGGGTCCGATTTTCGCTGATGGCCGCCTCGGACACGACATTGTCCTTGCCCAGAAGCGCGACCTGGTCGCTGGTGATCAGCGGCTTGAAGGGCAGGAAGGACAGGATCGAGGCAAACATGCCGGCAATGCCGTTGGACAACGGCAGCAGGGGCCGCTTGCGGCCGGCCTCACGCAGGATGCGCTCGAGCAATTGCTGGTGGGTTTCCACCTCCGGGCCGCCAAGCTCGTAGACACGGCCGGTCTGGACCGTGCCGTCGAGCGCCTTGACGATCGCCTCGGCCACGTCGCCGACATAGACCGGCTGGAAGCGCGAAGTGCCTGAGATCAGCGGCATGATTGGGAACATGCGCGCCAGCGTGCCCATGAGATTGAAGAAGCCGTCGCCCTGGCCGAAAATCAGCGACGGACGAAGGATGATCGCCTCAGGGAAGGCCGCAAGGACGGCGTTTTCGCCCTCAAGCTTGGTCCTGGCATAGGCGCTGACCTTGGCTGCGGTGTCGGCGCCGAGGGCGGACATATGCACCAGCGACTTGACGCCGGCAGCCTTGGCGGCGCGCGCCACGGTGGCGGCGCCTTCGGTGTTGACGGAAGCGAATTTCTGCTTGCCCGATTCAATGCCGAGGCCAACCAGATTGACCACCATATCGGCGCCGGCGACGGCGCGCTCGACCGAGGCGGCATTGCGCAGATTGGCCTGGATGGGGACGATCTGCCCGACCGTGCCGAGCATCGTGGCCGGACCGGCCAGATCAGGACGGCGGACCGCGACGCGAATGCGATATCCCCTGGCCGCCAGCAATTGCACCACACTCGTGCCGACGAACCCCGAACCGCCGAACACGGTGACGAGCTTGGGGGAAAAGCGATCCATGACGAACTCCGAGAGGGGCGAGGCTGGCTTTGCGTTTGGCTCCGCTTCTAGCGCAGGGGGGCGGGCCGTGTCGAGTGCCGGCGGCCCGGCAATGCTGCGGGGTGACGCTTGACTCTGAAGGGTAGTTGTTCTTCTTTTGTTCAATCTATCGTGGAGGATATGACATGACAGAAGCAGCCGATTATGAGGGACAGTGCCATTGCGGCGCCGTTCGCTACACGGTTCACACCGATCTCTCAGGACTGGCCGACTGCAATTGTTCGCGCTGCCGACGGCTCGGCTGGGTGATGAAATCGGTCGAGGAGAGCGCGTTCACGCTGCACTCGGGCGAGGAGGCGCTGGTGCGCTACGGGTTCAACACCGACAAGATCGACCATCTCTTCTGCCGCAATTGCGGCATCGAATCGTTTGCGCGCGGCTCGGACGGGAGCGGGAAAACCCTTTACATGGTCAATGTTAACTGTCTCGAGCCGCCCGTAGCTGTGGATCGCAGCGCGATTAAACACTGGGATGGGGCAAACTTCTAAAATCGTTCGCTAGCCCCGTTGACATTGATCGGGGAGCCCCCTAGTTACACACCCGTCGCCCAGATGGCGGAATTGGTAGACGCGCACGGTTCAGGTCCGTGTACCGCAAGGTGTGAAGGTTCGAGTCCTTTTCTGGGCACCAATTTCTCGCAAAAGCCGCGCTCCTCATTCGAGGCAGCGCGGCTTTTGCGTTTCTGGGCCTCAGTCAGGAAACTTGAGGCAGGCCCGGCCGCTGGTGAGGTCGGTGACGAGGCGAGCGGCACTCTCCAGATCAGCCTTCGGGATTGCCAGGGACAGCGTTGCGCCGCGGTCGTGAAAGGCTGGCGCGCCGATCTGGACGCCGGCAAGTGCCGCGAGGCGGGACTGCACGAGGGCGAGGTCGGCGAAGGAGCAATCGACCAGCCCGGCAATGGTTTCGATGAGCGGCACCGTCT encodes:
- a CDS encoding sugar phosphate isomerase/epimerase family protein, yielding MSERKISLNLATTRQQWGFAEAVDGCLRAGITAISPWRDQIAAIGLDEAARIVRENKLQVTGVCRGGMFPAETAEGRQKQIDDNLRAIDEAAALNADCLVLVVGGLPGSSKDLPGARQMVTDGIAAMLPHAKASGVKIAIEPLHPMYAADRACVNTIDQALDICEMLGETVGVAIDVYHVWWDPNLAQAIARAGRMKRIFAHHICDWLVPTKDMLLDRGMMGDGVIDLPAIRKMIEDAGFYGPQEVEIFSQDNWWKRSGDEVLAVIKDRVATVC
- a CDS encoding methyltransferase; protein product: MTHTITISSLGHKGEGIALIEDKRVFVPLALPGETVVISAEGERGTLIDIVEPSPERVEPFCPYFGACGGCQIQHLGPELYRAFTIGLVENPLRQAGLDASVSRFIDAAGAGRRRATLHARKDAAGYMRLRSHDLLDIEACPILVPALARAPDIARAIGGAIGDCDVSFTASDAGIDVAVRNARKGIKGEKLIALAARLPVTRLSFDGQMMFQRQTPNITMGRAQVEIPIGSFLQATAQAEAALADYVVTAVGKAKLVADLFCGMGPFALRLAEKSPVFAVDSDKAALQAMDKAARHAKGLKAITSRARDLFRDPMTQFEFNFDVVVLDPPRAGALAQVREIALSKVRKVVMIACDPASFARDAAILVKAGFAMRDLVAVDQFAFSTHIEVAATFER
- a CDS encoding GFA family protein — its product is MTEAADYEGQCHCGAVRYTVHTDLSGLADCNCSRCRRLGWVMKSVEESAFTLHSGEEALVRYGFNTDKIDHLFCRNCGIESFARGSDGSGKTLYMVNVNCLEPPVAVDRSAIKHWDGANF
- a CDS encoding tripartite tricarboxylate transporter permease is translated as MFDGLILLGQGVAHFLTPAGLFNVAWATLLGVTIGILPGLTATMGVALLVTLTYKMAPDQAILTLMCVYLGAIYGGSRTAILLNIPGTPANAAATLDGHPLAQQGKAGLAMGLATTSSTLGTLVGIFFLAIIAPVLSEAALKFGSYEFFWLALFGVVISGQMSGTDTPLKGYIAGILGLMVAMIGMETLHAHQRFTFGIQGLGGGIDIIPAMVGAFGLAEILSTMKRTAIPHIASVEDRVVPRLKEIFRYWKTILRSGLIGTFVGIIPGVGEDVGSWSSYAAAKKLSKNPEEFGKGSQEGLIAAETGDNAVVSAAMIPTLTLALPGSAAAAVLIAAMMIHGIRPGPMLMVENPAFLYQVVAMLLLATLANLIFGLSLTKLFIKVLTVPRERLMAVIYVLCVVGSFAITQRMFDVYVMLAFGIVGFILREMKYPMAPLVLGIVLGDLLDLNLRRGLMLTNGDPTPFFTRPISAVICLVIVLTILMSIPAVSKRVRALFTRGGRAQARG
- a CDS encoding tripartite tricarboxylate transporter substrate binding protein, yielding MTFAQDWKPDRPINLIVPWGAGGSTDQVTRVTAPILAEALGVEVVVVNQPGASGAIGTQEVLNAPRDGYTWTANAIANNATYAVTGLLEDTDIGDWHIYLSVANVPVVSVPADSEFTDFGQLLEAFKTRGNSVTVATAGITSSGGTAIAALSGAADGFDYNMITYDGGGPAAIATASGEAMVTTQLAVEQTELIRGKRLRALAVLSNQPLVLDGADPIPPITNWLPDMELAPDYFGIFVPTGVPEEVVATLDKIWAEKISTSEAIKTYAETFGAVFAPSYGAEARALAMPVVILEACDAVERGEAVNDPSTIGIDCATRTEVGAQ
- a CDS encoding complex I NDUFA9 subunit family protein, coding for MDRFSPKLVTVFGGSGFVGTSVVQLLAARGYRIRVAVRRPDLAGPATMLGTVGQIVPIQANLRNAASVERAVAGADMVVNLVGLGIESGKQKFASVNTEGAATVARAAKAAGVKSLVHMSALGADTAAKVSAYARTKLEGENAVLAAFPEAIILRPSLIFGQGDGFFNLMGTLARMFPIMPLISGTSRFQPVYVGDVAEAIVKALDGTVQTGRVYELGGPEVETHQQLLERILREAGRKRPLLPLSNGIAGMFASILSFLPFKPLITSDQVALLGKDNVVSEAAISENRTLAAFGITPTSMDTILPSYMWRFRKHGQFDRDKVVA
- a CDS encoding Gfo/Idh/MocA family oxidoreductase → MAEQRIGIIMHGVTGRMGYNQHLVRSILAIRDQGGIALANGDRLVVDPIIVGRDADKIERLAKKHNIARWGSDLDAALANPDDTVFFDAGTTLMRAGLLEKALAAGKHVYCEKPTSDDLEVALNLARTARASGLKHGVVQDKLFLPGLQKIKMLKDSGFFGDILSVRGEFGYWVFEGDWQKAQRPSWNYRKADGGGIILDMLCHWRYVLDNLFGEVKAVSCLGATHIPERVDENGKRFKADTDDAAYATFELEGGIVAQINSSWTTRVRRDDLVTFHVDGTHGSAVAGLHKCWTQHRVNTPKPVWNPDQPQTMNFFNDWEEVPDNWPSDNGFKAQWEMFLRHVAEDAPWEYGLEAGAKGVQLAELGLKSWAERRWLDVPKLEF
- a CDS encoding tripartite tricarboxylate transporter TctB family protein, coding for MTHPASTEDAMRVRADLITSIVLVALGLAIVYASWTMDRLEVRRIHPATIPGLVPLILGCALTLCGSLLFFRSSRLDQRGSGATLARTLVSWSAIRVIAALGLALVYTLLLVGNLPFWLASSLFIFTFTTLFETVLADHPGSLVRTLIWAAIVALIGGLGVYFVFERIFLVRLP
- a CDS encoding sulfite exporter TauE/SafE family protein, yielding MEIDIGRYAIMAAALAAGAVVKGATGMGLPLIALPVLASTLGLQHAVGIMVVVQIVTNSLQTWQFRAASRSDATRFLPLFLVGGAIGVLAGTWLLTNLPERVLILALGLLMIGYFVLKLTKPHLVVGPVAARRYGPIAGLGSGVLQGATGISAPIGVTFIHAMGLGRDAHLYAVSAMFLVLGIVQLPALIVSGVMQPIWVVEALFALVPIMMFMPVGQALAGRLSRQAFDRMILVFLGLVGLKMVLGL
- a CDS encoding dihydrodipicolinate synthase family protein, with the translated sequence MPTINLPNPDRSITPYTLSGDPIPFVKFKARDFSRVAYAAAHVVADPLAEHDPWLTPAIDWETTLKFRHRLWDLGLGVAEAMDTAQRGMGLTWAEAKELIRRSQAEARTRDDALIAYGAGTDHLAPGPDVTIDDILRAYDEQVDFVEGEGGRVILMASRALAAAAKSPDDYARVYGHVLSNVKQPVILHWLGEMFDPALQGYWGNIDHDAAMDVCLDVIAANADKVDGIKISLLSAEKEIAMRRRLPANVKMYTGDDFNYAELIAGDDQGFSHALLGIFDAIAPAASAGLAALGRGNNNEFFELLEPTVPLSRHIFAAPTRFYKTGVVFLAYLNGLQDHFAMIGGQQSTRSVQHLAELFRLADKARVLADPELATARMRDVLAVHGVRA